The genomic region ATCAGCGTACGACTAAGTGCAATAATCACGGTTTTCTAGATTAAacgaacctaacgcaaacatcacgaacaacaCATTAAACATAATCAGCCTAAACACAACTCATTAGCTAATTGGTTAAATGCTAAATTCATCCCCCGCTTTATAAATTATACCACCTTGCTTCCCAAGAACCAATTTAATTTTATCAAACAATTATAATTCGTCAATAGTAATACTAACAATATTATTGTCTAGACATTTTAAAATACTAAATTTAACCTACGTATCACCGAAATACTATATTCTACAAAATAGAACTAGTTCGAATATATTCGGCAACTAAACTCCTCGAAGCACACCTCACCTTACTGGTATTTCTAACTTAATCGTATACGCATACGTAGCGTCTTATTTTACGATCATAAAACCGATAGTAAAAATAGCGAATCAGCTCACCACATCACAACTCGATTTGGTAGTTGCCTGAACGACGACGTCCTTGATCGAACATCTGGCGAGCGTGACCGACAAGCTAAggctaagacgaagcttgacgacGAGATCGTGTTTGAAgcgagctggtgaggtggggTTTGAGCATAAGATGACGGGTTCGACGACTCGACGATAAACGCGAGCACGCACGAAACCCGACGACGAGGACCTAGGATGTGCGACACACGACACGCAATCAGCCTGTCGTGCGACCGAGTGATGACGACGAAAGTGAGCTTCGAGACAGCACGACACAGCATGGAGGAACAGGGAGCAGGGACACTGGTGCTGGAGACGCGGCATCAAGCGGCGGAGTTTGCGAACAATCCAGGGCGGCCGACATCTACATCCATGGTTGAAGACAGGAGGCGAGCTGAACGAGCTCGACCACCAGAGAGCAAGACGCGACGGTGGATTCGCGCGCGCAGAAAGCTGAAGACCAAATCGAGCTGGAGCCGATCAGAAGAACTCCGGCGATGGCGAGGGAGCCAGGGCGCACAGCGTGCGGCTGACAGAGAGCAGGGCAGGGGCTTGCGGGGAAAGGGACTTGGCAGAGGAAGAGGCTCGGCAGGTCGCGCAGGGAAGCTTCAGTCCGAGCGCGGCATGGAAGGAGCGACAGGGAGAAATGCCGGACGCTATGGGAGAGAAGAGAGCTCGCTCCAGGAAGAAGACCGAGCAGACGGAGAGGAGCTGGGCATGCGCTGGCACATGGGCACGCGGCACCACGGTGGCCAGGACAGGGACCACGCCGGCGAGCCCACGGCGGCCATGGAGGagagcgagcagagagagagcgacgCGACAGGGAGAGAAGAGGTCGGGGGCGAGCTGGAGATAGTCGACGTTGGGGCAGGCGGCAGGACCGAGCGCCGTCCGAGCTCCGGCCATGAAGGGAGTTCCGGCCACATAGGGACGCAGGGAGCGCAGGAAGCTCCAAGCGGAGGAGACGCGCAGGGAAGAATCGAGCACGGTAGGATTTTCTTCTCGAGCTGAACGGTGGCTTGGACCTGCGCACAGAGATATAGACGCTGGAAAAatctgcgcaggggcggcgggatTTTTGCTCCAGGAGCGAAGCCACACGCAGAGAACCGAAGTGCAGGCTGGGAGCTCGACCGTAGAGGGAGAGATGAGAAGGAGCGGCTGGGGAAGAAGCCAGCCCACGGCACGGCAGTGGAAAAATCCCAGCGTTGGATGAGGATGACAACTGAAGTGGATAAGAAAGAAAGAGAGATTTCGAACGGTGAAAAGATGAGGATGGGCTGGGATTTTATTTAGATTTTTCCCACCTTTCAGTTTATTTTAGATATAAAATTGCAGATATTTTGAATCGAAACACGAGATATTTGATTTACGGTCAGAATACATGATCTTATGGTCACGGTAATTTACCCGAGAATCAAAGCTCAATTATAATTCTCGGACGCGCAGTCACGGTTTTGATTTAGCGAATACTTGTAATCAGATGAATTTGCACCCGTCATTTATATCCAAAGTCTTGGATCGGGCAAGAAACGACAGACTGAAATAAACTGATTTCGGCACTGATAATTCGTTCGACATGATTCGACCGAAATTAGCCGAAGCAATATCTGTGAACGTATACCCGATTTTGTCGCCGCAACAGTGTGCTGAAGAACGAATGAGATCATAATCTTGCGCATGATTTTTCTCGGACGATGCGCGATTGGGATTATTTTGCTCCGAACACTTTAGTCGTCAAGTTTCAAATTAATCTGCTCAGAATAAAATCATCAGAGTgtgtcgggcttccgaattcgtattcgcgcgagcgatgaattttaaataatcatcggacgcaccgattttcggaatgaCGATGTTCCGATCATCACGAAAATTTTTGGAAGAGCCCAAAtaatagaagtaaaaatgatgtcgcactcgcgacaaacggaacagatgcgatattaaattcGCAATAAAcgaggatgattaaaatttaaaatccgttttatccactgatattgcgtgcttaaatctgtactcgttgtcgagaggaatataaacacctggggtgttacattcagggtcctacaaagcgaaatgccgacctctaaggcacaaacacgaaacaaagcttcggtttacgagtgatcaaagcaggaggagacagtaagaagtcgttctcttcaaatcgcctgcaagctagaccttggatctttgggttgattacctctaaattaacccaaagatcgggggcttgtgggggatagatatcccccgggtccactaaaagagtaaaaaacctcacgaaaggcccaagggcccaataaatcgtaaggtcattctttcgtgggcctggggagggacaaccagCCAAGCAGATCGGCatggggccggattggtgcaaacccggacggcccacaacgtcgagcgagcgaccacaacagagatccgactttcccgcgctggagcccccatgcaacggagccatgcgaggataagtcggcagaactatagggagataaactcaaacagttcactatctttcagttacacgttgttatcaaatccacatgtattgccccacgatcgagtatataaggcctagggggcaccccttcagaacgatcgaccctattacttagccacccactccaactctctgcattctcaattcagagagctctcttgtaacctcattcaccaagcatactcaccaggacgtagggtgttacgcgtctctaagcggcccgaacctgtaaacattgtccactgtccctcgtgcatctggcatgaaccattttgctacagtcgtcgacaccgtcctactcctaaaaacaccttgaggggcaaccccgggtgtgcggtcggacccgaaacaccgacaccaagagcatggtatgaatgccttagagactttttaattgctaatgctttcaaggttgggaaagccgatccaactcttttcactaagacttgcgatggtgatctgtttgtgtgccaaatttatgtcgatgacataatatttggttctactaaccaaaagtcttgtgaagagtttagcagggtaatgacgcagaaatttgagatgttgatgatgggcgagttgaactacttccttgggttccaagtgaagcaactcaaggacggcaccttcatctcccaaacgaagtacatgcaagacctgctaaagcggtttgggatgaaggacgccaagcccgcaaagactccgatgggaaccaacggacacaccgacctcaacaaaggaggtaagttcgttgatcaaaaggcataccgttcaataatagggtctttactttatttatgtgctagtagaccggatattatgcttagcgtatgcatgtgtgctagatttcaatccgatcctaaggagtgtcacttagcggcggtaaagcgaattcttagatatttagtcgctacgccttgcttcgggatctggtatccaaaggggtctacctttgacttgattggatattcagattccgactatgctggatgtaaggtcgataggaagagtacatcggggacgtgccaattcttaggaaggtccctggtgtcatggaattctaagaaacaaacttcagttgccctatccaccgctgaggccgagtatgttgccgcaggacagtgttgcgcgcaactactttggatgaggcaaaccctccgggactttgtctacactctgagcaaagtcccactcctatgtgataatgagagtgctatccgcatggcggaaaatcctgttgaacacagccgcaccaagcacatagacatccgacatcactttttgagagaccaccagcaaaagggagatatcgaagtgtttcatgttagcaccgagaaccagctagccgatatctttaccaagcctctagatgagcagaccttttgcaagttgtgtagtgagctaaatgtcttagattcgcggaacctggattgatttatagcatacatgtgtttatgcatttgatcatgttccttatgcattttgttgcttatttatggtgctcaagttgtacaaacactccccggacctcacaagtccttttgcaagtgatgcacatatttagggggagatgtgttacaacttgaccctttgagactaactgtatgcttgagtttgcctgaTCTAGTCTCaagggtggattgaaagggaaaggtggacttggaccatgcaagacttccactgcactccgatgagagggtaacttactccaagttcatctctatgatcttattgcccttGTActctaattgaagattttggtgaggcaatgaggttcaagggctaagattgatcccgttttggtgcttgatgccaaagggggagaaaataaggccaaagcaataaatggatcagctaccacttgagaaatcttgaaaatagtagaatagagctttttgatttgtcaaaactctcttgttgtctcttttgtcaaaagttggcctctagtGGGGAAAATGGTtggttatgggaaaaagggggagtttttgaaatctttgatcaatttctattggaacaactctctttatgtctctacaagtgtgtttgacttagagataggaatttgaggattaatttgcaaaaacaaaaccaagtggtggcaaagaatgatccaaatatgccaaatttgaatcaaacaattttgagttctcatttgtattgatgttgcacttcttttagttgctttttattgtgttggcataaatcaccaaaaagggggagattgaaagggaaatgtgcccttgggccatttctaagtattttggtgattgagtgccaacacaagtgcttaagtgttaatctatgcaaagtggtggacaaagtgcaaatcaagtcaaaaggtatgtttctagacgtaGTACATTGTTttctggactaatgtattgtgtctaagtgctggaaacaggagaaatcaaactggaaaagagatgactttgttcagccaaagtctgctcagtctgggtgcaccggactgtccggtggtgcaccggacaatgtccggtgcgccaggctggctctggcgaactagcTGGTCTCGAGacttcatcggcggcgtacggctaaaattcaccggactgtccggtgagccaacagtcggtcaggccaacggtcggcagcggaatccgcgcgcggcgcgtggcaagagccaacagtcgggaggggcaccggactgtccggtgtgcaccagacagtgtccggtgcgccaacggctaggaatctgcagcggtcggcttcgccaaataaggaaggagatccgcaccggacagtgtccggtggtgcaccggacagtgtccggtagcgacagaaggcaagaattgccttcctggattgctctcaacggctcctagctgccttggggctataaaagggacccctaggcgcatggaagagtacaccaagcattccttgagcattgttgatcactcacacttcattcttgcgcacttattcgacattcttagtgatttgagctccgttctagtgtgaaactagtgatagtctcttgagctcaagtctgggtcttgtgtgtgtttttgctgtgatctttgtgtcttgtgtgagttgctcatccctcccttactccgtgcttctttgtgaacatctttgtaagggcgagagactccaagttgtggagattcctcgcaagcgggataaagtaaagcaaagcaaaacaccatggtattcaagtaggtctttggaccacttgagaggggttgattgcaacccttgtccgttgggatgccacaacgtggagtaggcaagtgttggacttggccgaaccacgggataaaccactgtgtctatctgtgttgatcttcttgtggttattgtgttttgctaagactcctctctagccacttggcattatttgtgctaactcctaatctagttttgtgagttaaatatcaagtttttacaggatcacctattcaccccccctctaggtgctctcagaaggcccatgtggaattcggcccattgtaacaggccccgcgtggcTGCTGCGGGTTACGGGCCTAAGTTGTAAAGGCTTCTCTGTAATTACAGTATGTAACCCTGCTTTGTAAGAATATTCCGAGGATAACCTGGGCGCttgagggcacatgtgtccttaatccaagacgttgggcactcatgcacctataaatacccccgcacagtgcccttgagaggctagattaacagagcaattgccttcctgaGCTAAAACCGTGTTTGCATCATTGtcattcccccgttggatcatcctgcttggagagcaagttccaacagtcgtctctgctttgtcaacatgcagacatcgcagaattgctccacatcGTCAAGGCAtggcaggcctcgtaccatctccttagcactgagccgcttcagggcctcgaagttaaggtgcccgaagcgctcgtgccactgccatgccccaTCGTCTCGACGAGtagcaaggcagcaaggttgtgccaccttcacattgaggatgtatagCCAATTTGGACTCatgcgtaccttggcaagaaggcgacgagaggggtcccagatcctcatgactccgtgctcgagctccacgcgcgaaccgttctcatccagctgtcccaagctgatgatagagttcctcaacgcgAGGATGTAGTAGATTCCGatgagcagcctgtgctcaccagacgcggcGGTGAAGATGACTGAGCCAacgcccttgatctctacgccggaggcgtccccaaacttgacggagcctcggacgctagagtcaaTCTCGGTGAAGAACTCTCATCGcccggtcatgtgatgagtggcgccggtgtcgaggcaccatccttcgatcatgtcttTGCTGGAGCCTTCACCGAGGAAAccgcgtgctttcgactcatcaaggtggaggagtgccgctgtgtccggtgccgctggagatagctcgatgcttgcatgtgctAGGAGCAGAGCCTCATCCcccgcctccgcctgtgcgacgttggcctggccacgtcgtggcttccacagtccctggcccagtggccaagcttgccacAGTTGTGACAGCCATCGTCTCGTGTCGGCTTCTTGTTGCTgacggcgccgccttgggcacctccacgggcaccaccctcagcatgtcctcgcgcTCCGGCCTGCTGGGTGCCTCCACGCGCCTTGTGCGGCTTGCCGCGTTTACAGCCTCGTGTCAAGGACTCACCCTTCTTCTTGGTCACCCTAGCAGGCCTCCCACTactcccgagtgagatgtagcttcccgctAATGATGATAGGCCCAGAGAGGGCCTATGGTTTGTCGTCGTCGACAACCTTGAGATGACCAATCGCttcttcgatcgtcatcgtggagaggtctagcagagactcgattGAGCGAGCGATCTACTTGTACTTCTTGGGGATGCAACGAAAGAGCTTCTCGACggctctctcctcatcgtaggtgtcatcgctgaactgcaccatcttctgcaatAGAGTGTTGAGGCGAAGAGtaaagtcatcaacatcctcacctgacttgaaggccaggttctcccactccttgcaAAGTGTCTACAACgtggtcttgcgggcacggtCGCTACCGATGTAGGTCACAGCGATGGCGTCCTAGGCTTCCTTGGTAGTCCGCTTCTaggaaagcgaaaactgcatctcaggcgggactgcagcaatgagggcatctAGCGCCCGTCGATCCTCGTAGTAGTCGACGTCGCCGtaccgaactgcttcccacatgtggcgaacctgAAGCCATACCCTCATCACCGCagcccactcgacgtagttggtcttggtgagggtaggtCACCCACCGCCGGGACTGATGTCCCTAACAATGGCCTAGGCCCTGTggcgaccatggtaccgatccggggagggagagCCACGCCGCATGTAGAGGCCACGATCTCCGTcgactcggtcgccgccgccgggagcaccgccagcgtgtctacgcccgtctgggctgccgccacgcgcgccccatggggatgcgcggctgcccactgtaccgcctgctctcgcgctgcttccctTGCCAGCCTGAActcttcgtcggtgttgtcgtcgacaAAAGCAGAGCTGTCGGCTCTACTGCCGCACAGAGCCTCAAGCTCTGCTGCCGCCGCACGTGCAAcatccgccgcctccgctgcttctacttccgctctcgctgctgccagttccgccgccgcgagccgtgctgccctcgccaccgccgctgctcgctcgcgttcttgtgccgcggcgacctcggcATCCTACTGGCATCGTGCACTCAAAGTGACCaagcgtagggacatggtgggaTAGTGAGGGGTCACTATGTGTGGAAAATGTTGTCTCAGACGAAAGGTTGCTCGTCCGAGCAGGAGAtgaaggaacagttggagctcttgctgccgactgagtgtgggAAGAGGCACGAGAAGGAGATGAGCAACAGATGTTTAGGTTGTAGGATagtttggctctgataccaattgtaagtagagagactctaactctcatccagAGGATGACACTACGAGTTGGGACAATTTTCGTTTATTTCTCACACACTACTCAAATGtcatacccatctaagggttggagacacatatttatatccctagaggctgcactaccacactaCACAACATGATTGCCCTCTAcatgctaaaagagactaaagagGACAATCAAAATGCtcctgctgtcctctagatgttaAAGAGACtaaagaggacagtcaaaaagctcctgctgtcctctagatgctaagatGCTaaaagaggacagtcaaaaagctcatgctgtcctctagattctcaagacttattccatcatatACATGGTATGGGTACATGCCATGTATAGCGGGCCATCCCTTATATATGGTTAGAATTACAGAGAGATCTCGTTTGGAGAGATCTCATTTGGTTCTGTTTCCATAAGCCTTGAGATCTCATCTCCCCTATATATATGTACATAAGTCTCTCCAATCAATCAATCCATTATTATGCGCTATCTTTATTTCTTTCAATTCAAAGTTGTATAAATTACCGAGTAATTAAGTTGATGAGCCATATTATAAAGCTATGTGCGAGTTATCAAGCACTATTTGAGAGGAATATCAAGAATCTCTATGAACCGATTTAATTACATGCCTGAAAGATCAACCATGGAAGCCATTTTTAATAAGACAAGTGATGGGGCAGTATAGAGAGCAGAAAGACCACATGGTTTTCATTGACTTACAGAAGGCTTATGACAAAATACCAAGGAATCTTATGTAGTGGGCTTTGGACAACTATAATGTTCCAACAAAGTAGGTTGGACTCATTAAGGATATGTACAACAATGTTGTGACTAGTGTTTGAACAAGTGATGAATACAGGGGTGACTTCCCAATTAGAATATGACTATATCAAGGGTCAACTTTGAGCCCTTACCTTTTGCCTTGGTGATGGATGAGGTGACAGGGGATATCCCTTGGTATATGTTTTTTTGCGGACAATGTAGTGCTAGTTGATGAAAATCGAACAAGAGTAAATAGGAAACTAGAGTTGTGGCAAGAGACTCTAGAGTTCAAAGGTTTTAGAATCAGTAAAACTAAATAAAATATGAGATATGACTTTGCCACTACTACACATGAGGAAGATGTTAGTTTAGCCTTGTAGCGCATAGGAAGGATACCTTCGGTATCTAGGATCAATGGTACAGAGAGACGAGGTCTGGGATATTGATGAAAATGTTAGCCATAGAATAAAAGCAGGGTGAATGAAGTGGCCTCAAGTACCTAACATTCTATGTGACAAGATGGTACCACAAAAGTTAAAAGGAAAGTTTTATAGGATAACGATTAGACCTGCTA from Zea mays cultivar B73 chromosome 6, Zm-B73-REFERENCE-NAM-5.0, whole genome shotgun sequence harbors:
- the LOC109940358 gene encoding uncharacterized protein, producing the protein MAGARTALGPAACPNVDYLQLAPDLFSPCRVALSLLALLHGRRGLAGVVPVLATVVPRAHVPAHAQLLSVCSVFFLERALFSPIASGISPCRSFHAALGLKLPCATCRASSSAKSLSPQAPALLSVSRTLCALAPSPSPEFF